One stretch of Nocardia mangyaensis DNA includes these proteins:
- a CDS encoding oleate hydratase: MYYSSGNYEAFARPRKPEGVDDKSAWFVGAGLASMSGAAFLIRDGQLSGDRITILERLPLPGGALDGIKKPKKGFVIRGGREMENHFECLWDLFRTVPSLEIEDASVLDEFYWLNKDDPNFSLQRATVKRGQDAHTDGLFALTDRAQKDIVKVFLATREEMENKRIDEVFGKDFLTSNFWLYWRTMFAFEEWHSALEMKLYLHRFIHHIGGLPDFSALKFTKYNQYESLVLPLYRWLLDQGVAFRFDTEVTDIDFDISGARKQATRIHWVAEDESGGVDLTANDLVFATIGSLTENSDEGDQHTPATLDEGPAPAWDLWRRIAKKDPSFGHPDVFGGHIPETKWESATVTTLDKRIPRYIEEIAKRDPFSGRVVTGGIVTVKDSSWLMSWTVNRQPHFKQQPPDQIVVWVYALFVDRLGDFVNKTMQECTGEEITQEWLYHLGVPESEIPALAADAATCVPVMMPYVTAFFMPRAAGDRPDVVPEGAVNFAFIGQFAETSRDCIFTTEYSVRTGMEAAYRLLDIERGVPEVFDSTYDIRSLLAATSRLRDGAEVSLPGPDFVRNRLIKKLEDTEIGVLLRESGLLGED; this comes from the coding sequence ATGTACTACAGCAGTGGCAATTACGAAGCGTTCGCCCGTCCCCGCAAGCCCGAGGGCGTCGATGACAAATCAGCCTGGTTCGTGGGCGCCGGACTGGCCTCGATGTCGGGCGCGGCCTTCCTGATCCGCGACGGGCAGCTGTCCGGTGACAGGATCACCATCCTGGAACGGTTGCCGCTGCCCGGTGGCGCGCTGGACGGGATCAAGAAACCGAAGAAGGGTTTCGTCATCCGCGGCGGCCGCGAGATGGAGAACCACTTCGAGTGCCTGTGGGATCTGTTCCGCACCGTGCCGTCCCTCGAGATCGAGGACGCCAGCGTGCTCGACGAGTTCTACTGGCTCAACAAGGACGACCCCAACTTCTCGCTGCAGCGGGCGACGGTGAAACGCGGTCAGGACGCGCACACCGACGGCCTGTTCGCCCTCACCGACCGCGCGCAGAAGGACATCGTGAAGGTGTTCCTGGCGACGCGGGAGGAGATGGAGAACAAGCGGATCGACGAGGTGTTCGGCAAGGACTTCCTGACCAGCAACTTCTGGCTGTACTGGCGCACCATGTTCGCCTTCGAGGAATGGCACAGCGCGCTGGAGATGAAGCTGTACCTGCATCGTTTCATCCACCACATCGGCGGGCTGCCCGACTTCTCGGCGCTGAAGTTCACCAAGTACAACCAGTACGAGTCGCTGGTGCTGCCGCTGTATCGCTGGCTGCTCGACCAGGGCGTGGCCTTCCGGTTCGACACCGAGGTCACCGACATCGACTTCGACATCAGCGGCGCGCGCAAGCAGGCCACCCGCATCCACTGGGTCGCCGAGGACGAGTCCGGCGGCGTCGACCTGACCGCGAACGATCTGGTGTTCGCCACCATCGGCTCGCTCACCGAGAACTCCGACGAGGGCGATCAGCACACCCCCGCCACGCTCGACGAGGGGCCTGCCCCGGCCTGGGATCTGTGGCGGCGGATCGCGAAGAAGGACCCGTCGTTCGGGCATCCCGACGTCTTCGGCGGCCACATCCCGGAGACGAAATGGGAATCGGCGACGGTCACCACCCTCGACAAGCGGATCCCGCGCTACATCGAGGAGATCGCGAAGCGGGACCCGTTCAGCGGCCGGGTGGTCACCGGCGGCATCGTCACCGTCAAGGATTCGTCGTGGCTGATGAGCTGGACGGTCAACCGGCAGCCGCATTTCAAACAACAGCCGCCCGATCAGATCGTGGTGTGGGTGTACGCGCTGTTCGTCGACCGGCTCGGCGACTTCGTGAACAAGACGATGCAGGAGTGCACGGGCGAGGAGATCACCCAGGAGTGGCTCTACCACCTCGGCGTGCCCGAGTCCGAGATCCCGGCGCTGGCCGCCGATGCCGCGACCTGCGTGCCGGTGATGATGCCGTACGTCACCGCGTTCTTCATGCCGCGCGCGGCCGGTGACCGGCCCGACGTGGTGCCGGAGGGTGCGGTCAACTTCGCCTTCATCGGTCAGTTCGCCGAGACCAGCCGCGACTGCATCTTCACCACCGAGTACTCGGTGCGCACCGGGATGGAGGCGGCCTACCGGTTGCTCGACATCGAACGCGGGGTACCGGAGGTGTTCGACTCCACCTACGACATCCGCTCGCTGCTCGCGGCGACCAGCCGGTTGCGCGATGGTGCCGAGGTGAGCCTGCCCGGCCCGGACTTCGTCCGCAATCGTCTGATCAAGAAGCTCGAGGACACCGAGATCGGCGTGCTGCTGCGCGAATCCGGGCTGCTCGGCGAGGACTGA
- a CDS encoding 3-hydroxyacyl-CoA dehydrogenase, translating into MTTEFRKVTVLGTGVLGSQIAFQTAFHGFDVTAYDIDDAALTAARQRLEGLATVYQQEVEGADADNTATTASGITLTDDLAAAAAEADLIIEAVPEVLAIKRDLYRKLGELAPERTVFATNSSTLLPSDLVDYTGRADRFLALHFANRVWKFNTAEVMGTTRTDPAVFGAVVDFAEAIGMVPIELHKEKAGYVLNSLLVPFLNSGIALAAGGYAEPAAVDETWRIATGSPMGPFQILDIVGLTTPYNILANADGEGKKLAAWLKDNYIDKGKLGVASGEGFYKYST; encoded by the coding sequence ATGACCACCGAATTCCGCAAGGTAACCGTGCTCGGGACCGGGGTGCTCGGATCCCAGATCGCTTTCCAGACCGCGTTCCACGGCTTCGACGTCACCGCCTACGACATCGATGACGCCGCGCTCACGGCGGCGCGCCAACGCCTCGAGGGGCTGGCCACGGTCTATCAGCAGGAGGTCGAGGGCGCCGATGCCGACAACACCGCGACGACGGCGTCGGGTATCACCCTGACCGACGATCTGGCCGCCGCGGCCGCCGAGGCCGACCTGATCATCGAGGCCGTCCCGGAGGTTCTCGCCATCAAGCGCGACCTCTACCGCAAGCTCGGCGAACTCGCGCCCGAGCGCACTGTGTTCGCGACGAACTCCTCCACTCTGCTGCCCAGCGACCTGGTCGACTACACCGGGCGCGCCGACCGTTTCCTGGCCCTGCACTTCGCCAACCGGGTCTGGAAGTTCAACACCGCCGAAGTCATGGGAACCACACGCACCGACCCGGCGGTGTTCGGCGCGGTCGTCGACTTCGCCGAGGCCATCGGCATGGTGCCGATCGAACTGCACAAGGAGAAGGCGGGCTACGTCCTCAACTCGCTGCTCGTGCCCTTCCTCAACTCCGGCATCGCCCTGGCGGCGGGCGGATACGCCGAACCCGCCGCGGTCGACGAGACCTGGCGCATCGCCACCGGCTCGCCCATGGGCCCGTTCCAGATCCTCGACATCGTCGGCCTGACCACCCCGTACAACATCCTGGCCAACGCCGACGGCGAGGGCAAGAAGCTCGCGGCCTGGCTCAAGGACAACTACATCGACAAGGGCAAGCTCGGCGTGGCCTCCGGCGAAGGGTTCTACAAGTACTCCACCTAG
- a CDS encoding glycine betaine ABC transporter substrate-binding protein, which translates to MRIAGWLRGLVPVLGVVVLTSCGLQSGSSVPLPVGPGSIGPVPELDGVAVTVGSKDFTEANILGYLIEFALTAAGANVRDLTNIQGSNSLRDAQLHGQVDIAYDYTGTGWINYLGNETPEPDERTQFELVRDADRAEHGMVWAAMAPMNNTYALVTSRNTAEQTGVRTLSDYADLIAKDPAAAATCVGTEFNVRQDGYPGMARKYGIDVGAVPKQIVQDALVYQATADATQCRFGSVAATDGRIPALDLVLLEDDQGFFPKYNAAVVMHGDFADAHPEVAEIMAPISARLTNEVITELNRQVDIDGREPAEVARDWMVAEGLVTAG; encoded by the coding sequence GTGAGAATCGCCGGATGGTTGCGCGGGCTCGTCCCGGTGCTCGGTGTCGTCGTTCTCACGAGTTGTGGTCTGCAGTCGGGGAGTTCGGTGCCGCTGCCGGTGGGGCCGGGCAGTATCGGGCCGGTGCCCGAACTCGACGGGGTCGCCGTGACGGTCGGCTCCAAGGACTTCACCGAGGCCAACATCCTCGGCTACCTCATCGAGTTCGCGCTCACCGCCGCGGGCGCGAACGTCCGCGACCTGACCAACATTCAGGGCTCCAACAGCCTGCGCGACGCCCAGCTGCACGGCCAGGTCGACATCGCCTACGACTACACCGGCACCGGCTGGATCAACTACCTGGGCAACGAGACGCCCGAACCGGACGAACGCACACAGTTCGAACTGGTCCGCGACGCCGACCGGGCCGAACACGGCATGGTGTGGGCGGCGATGGCCCCGATGAACAACACCTACGCACTCGTCACCAGCAGGAACACCGCCGAGCAGACCGGGGTGCGGACGCTGTCGGACTACGCGGACCTCATCGCGAAAGACCCCGCCGCGGCGGCCACCTGCGTCGGCACCGAATTCAATGTGCGCCAAGACGGCTATCCCGGCATGGCCCGCAAGTACGGTATCGACGTCGGGGCGGTGCCGAAGCAGATCGTCCAGGACGCGCTCGTCTACCAGGCCACCGCCGACGCCACCCAGTGCCGGTTCGGCTCGGTCGCCGCGACCGACGGCCGCATCCCCGCCCTCGACCTGGTCCTGCTCGAAGACGACCAGGGCTTTTTCCCGAAGTACAACGCCGCCGTGGTGATGCACGGCGATTTCGCCGACGCGCACCCCGAAGTCGCCGAGATCATGGCCCCGATCTCCGCGCGCCTGACCAACGAGGTGATCACCGAACTCAACCGCCAGGTCGACATCGATGGCCGAGAGCCGGCCGAGGTCGCCCGCGACTGGATGGTCGCCGAAGGACTGGTCACCGCCGGCTGA
- a CDS encoding ABC transporter permease — protein MTNSLSARPRSVVDVPATVAAPGAQRRAELLRLLVQPVIVLILTIGVLVWAFRRDLTLTQQASINVGTIAEVTWQHVLITATVVLIVIAVAVPLGTLLTRDRFRRLAPIFVGIANIGASAPAIGLIVLCYLATRTTGFWVGVAPIAFYSLLPVLRNTILGYQQVDPAVIDAGRGQGMSAVQVLRRIEFPLAVPYILAGLRTSLVLAVGTATLSFLVSAGGLGILIDTGYKLRDTVTLTLGAVLAVALALFVDWLGALAEQFLGPKGLR, from the coding sequence ATGACGAATTCCCTGTCGGCCCGGCCGCGTTCGGTTGTCGATGTTCCCGCGACGGTGGCGGCGCCGGGTGCGCAGCGCCGGGCCGAACTGCTGCGCCTGCTCGTGCAGCCGGTGATCGTGCTGATCCTGACCATCGGGGTACTGGTGTGGGCGTTTCGGCGTGATCTCACGCTGACCCAGCAGGCCAGTATCAACGTGGGCACCATCGCCGAAGTCACCTGGCAGCACGTGCTGATCACCGCGACGGTGGTGCTGATCGTCATCGCGGTGGCGGTGCCACTGGGGACGCTGCTCACCCGGGACCGGTTCCGGCGGCTGGCACCGATTTTCGTCGGCATCGCCAATATCGGGGCCTCGGCGCCCGCCATCGGCCTGATCGTGCTGTGCTACTTGGCCACTCGCACCACCGGGTTCTGGGTGGGGGTCGCGCCGATCGCGTTCTACTCGCTGCTGCCGGTGCTGCGCAACACGATTCTCGGCTATCAACAGGTCGATCCCGCCGTGATCGATGCGGGCCGCGGGCAGGGCATGTCGGCGGTGCAGGTGCTGCGGCGCATCGAGTTCCCGCTCGCCGTGCCCTACATCCTGGCCGGACTGCGCACCTCGCTGGTGCTGGCGGTCGGCACCGCGACGCTGTCGTTCCTGGTGAGCGCGGGCGGGCTCGGCATCCTCATCGACACCGGGTACAAACTGCGTGACACCGTGACGCTGACGCTCGGCGCGGTGCTCGCTGTCGCCCTCGCGCTGTTCGTCGACTGGCTCGGCGCACTGGCCGAACAGTTTCTCGGACCGAAGGGGTTGCGGTGA
- a CDS encoding ABC transporter ATP-binding protein, whose translation MTDTETSAAAATVSGVEIVLDRVTKRYPEQPDPAVDEVSMTIPAGEIVVLVGPSGCGKTTTMRMINRLIEPTSGTVTIGGRDAGAIDADELRRGIGYSIQQAGLFPHLTVAKNIATVPGLLGWDRRRAAARTDEMLTLVGLDPAIYRTRYPRQLSGGQQQRVGVARALAADPPVLLMDEPFGAVDPITRALLQDELLRLQRELGKTIVFVTHDFGEAVKLGDRIAVLGDRSRILQYDTPAAILAAPADDTVAGFVGATPAIDRLGLVVLADIDLDQATAVTDDTAPADLAAALRASDRQWGIVIDPQRRPLHRVSASELAHAESLRDLGTPISTTVPADATLQDALALLLTDRTASAVVVDPTGAYAGVVTVDTLIRHLATPAPAAAVST comes from the coding sequence GTGACTGACACCGAAACCAGCGCCGCGGCCGCGACCGTCTCCGGCGTCGAGATCGTCCTGGACCGGGTCACCAAACGCTATCCGGAGCAACCCGATCCGGCGGTCGACGAGGTCAGTATGACCATTCCGGCCGGGGAGATCGTGGTGCTGGTCGGGCCCTCCGGCTGCGGCAAGACCACCACCATGCGGATGATCAACCGGCTCATCGAACCCACCTCCGGGACCGTCACCATCGGCGGCCGCGACGCCGGGGCGATCGACGCCGACGAACTGCGCCGCGGCATCGGCTATTCGATCCAACAGGCCGGACTCTTCCCGCACCTGACCGTCGCCAAGAACATCGCCACCGTGCCCGGCCTGCTCGGCTGGGATCGCCGCCGCGCCGCCGCCCGCACCGACGAGATGCTCACCCTCGTCGGACTCGACCCCGCCATCTACCGCACTCGGTACCCCCGGCAGCTCTCCGGCGGTCAGCAGCAGCGCGTCGGAGTGGCCAGGGCGCTCGCCGCCGACCCACCGGTGCTGCTGATGGACGAGCCATTCGGCGCCGTCGACCCGATCACCCGCGCCCTGTTGCAGGACGAATTGCTGCGTCTACAGCGCGAACTCGGCAAGACCATCGTGTTCGTCACCCACGACTTCGGCGAGGCGGTGAAGCTCGGTGATCGCATCGCGGTACTCGGCGACCGCTCCCGCATCCTGCAATACGACACCCCCGCCGCCATCCTGGCCGCCCCCGCCGACGACACCGTCGCCGGTTTCGTCGGCGCCACCCCGGCCATCGACCGACTCGGCCTCGTCGTCCTCGCCGACATCGACTTGGACCAGGCAACGGCGGTCACCGACGACACCGCACCCGCCGACCTGGCCGCCGCCCTGCGCGCCAGTGATCGCCAGTGGGGCATCGTCATCGATCCGCAGCGCCGTCCGCTGCACCGGGTCTCGGCATCCGAACTCGCCCACGCGGAGTCCCTCCGCGATCTCGGCACACCGATCAGCACCACCGTGCCCGCGGACGCCACCCTGCAGGACGCACTCGCCCTCCTGCTCACCGACCGCACGGCCTCCGCCGTCGTCGTCGACCCCACCGGCGCCTATGCGGGCGTGGTCACCGTCGACACCCTGATCAGACATCTCGCCACACCCGCCCCGGCAGCGGCGGTGTCGACGTGA
- a CDS encoding ABC transporter permease → MDALWSFVVNRREQLLVDSYLHVSAVVQSLVVATLIAVALGVLVYRSPLGSAAATATAGAILTVPSFALLGLLIPFLGLGVGPTIVALVLYALLPILRNTVLGLSSVDPSVVDAARGVGMNRLRLLTTIELPLAWPAILTGMRVSTQMIMGILALAAYAKGPGLGNLIFSGLSRLGSPNAVPQALTGTVLIVVLALVLDGVLLLLGRLTISRGIRD, encoded by the coding sequence CTGGACGCGTTGTGGTCATTCGTGGTGAACCGGCGAGAACAGCTGCTGGTCGATTCGTATCTGCATGTGTCGGCCGTGGTCCAGTCGTTGGTGGTGGCGACGCTGATCGCGGTGGCGCTCGGGGTCCTGGTGTACCGGAGTCCGCTCGGCTCGGCGGCGGCGACCGCCACGGCGGGCGCGATCCTCACGGTGCCCTCGTTCGCGCTGCTCGGGTTGCTGATCCCGTTCCTGGGGCTCGGCGTCGGCCCGACGATCGTGGCGCTGGTGCTGTACGCGCTCTTACCCATCCTGCGCAATACGGTGCTCGGGCTTTCCTCGGTGGACCCGTCGGTCGTCGATGCCGCGCGTGGAGTCGGCATGAATCGACTGCGGCTGCTCACCACGATCGAACTGCCGCTGGCCTGGCCGGCGATCCTCACCGGCATGCGGGTGAGCACCCAGATGATCATGGGCATCCTGGCCCTGGCCGCCTACGCGAAGGGCCCCGGCCTGGGCAATCTGATCTTCTCCGGGCTCTCACGCCTCGGCAGCCCGAACGCGGTGCCGCAGGCACTCACCGGCACCGTCCTCATCGTCGTCCTCGCGCTCGTGCTCGACGGCGTCCTGCTCCTGCTCGGACGGCTCACCATATCGAGGGGAATTCGTGACTGA
- the recA gene encoding recombinase RecA, which produces MAPQAYDRDKALELALAQVEKNFGKGAVMRLGEEARQPISVIPTGSIALDVALGIGGLPRGRVVEIYGPESSGKTTVALHAVANAQAAGGVAAFIDAEHALDPDYARKLGVDTDALLVSQPDTGEQALEIADMLVRSGAIDIIVIDSVAALVPRAEIEGEMGDSHVGLQARLMSQALRKMTGALSNSGTTAIFINQLREKIGVMFGSPETTTGGKALKFYASVRLDVRRIETLKDGSDAVGNRTRVKVVKNKVSPPFKQAEFDILYGHGISKEGSLIDMGVEHGFIRKSGSWYTYEGDQLGQGKENARKFLLENTDVRDEVEKKIKEKLGIGADLTAEAETPADF; this is translated from the coding sequence ATGGCACCGCAGGCCTACGATCGCGACAAAGCGCTGGAGCTGGCACTGGCGCAGGTGGAGAAGAACTTCGGCAAGGGCGCGGTCATGCGCCTGGGCGAAGAAGCCCGTCAGCCGATCTCCGTCATCCCGACCGGCTCCATCGCCCTCGACGTCGCGCTCGGTATCGGCGGCTTGCCGCGCGGTCGCGTCGTCGAGATCTACGGTCCGGAATCCTCGGGTAAGACCACCGTCGCGCTGCACGCGGTGGCCAACGCCCAGGCCGCCGGCGGCGTCGCCGCGTTCATCGACGCCGAGCACGCTCTCGACCCCGACTACGCCCGCAAGCTCGGCGTCGACACCGACGCCCTGCTGGTCTCCCAGCCCGACACCGGTGAGCAGGCGCTCGAGATCGCCGACATGCTGGTGCGTTCCGGCGCCATCGACATCATCGTGATCGACTCCGTCGCCGCCCTGGTGCCGCGCGCCGAGATCGAGGGCGAGATGGGCGACAGTCACGTCGGCCTGCAGGCTCGCCTGATGAGCCAGGCGCTGCGCAAGATGACCGGCGCGCTGAGCAATTCCGGCACCACCGCGATCTTCATCAACCAGCTGCGCGAGAAGATCGGCGTCATGTTCGGCTCGCCGGAGACCACCACCGGTGGTAAGGCGTTGAAGTTCTACGCCTCGGTGCGCCTGGATGTGCGCCGCATCGAGACCCTCAAGGACGGCAGCGACGCGGTCGGCAACCGCACCCGCGTGAAGGTCGTCAAGAACAAGGTGAGCCCGCCGTTCAAGCAGGCCGAGTTCGACATCCTCTACGGCCACGGCATCTCCAAGGAGGGCTCGCTCATCGACATGGGCGTCGAGCACGGCTTCATCCGCAAGTCCGGCTCCTGGTACACCTACGAGGGCGACCAGCTGGGCCAGGGCAAGGAGAACGCCCGCAAGTTCCTGCTGGAGAACACCGATGTGCGCGACGAGGTCGAGAAGAAGATCAAGGAGAAGCTGGGCATCGGCGCCGATCTGACCGCCGAGGCCGAGACTCCCGCCGACTTCTAG
- a CDS encoding nuclear transport factor 2 family protein, with protein MRPPLPPFDLDSARAKVLAAENAWNTKDPERVAAAYTEDSVWRNRDEFFTGHEAIVDFLTRKWAAENGYVLRKDLWAFHDNRIAVRFQYEWHDAAGQWWRSYGNEQWEFAPDGRMARREASINDVRIDESERRLFGPRAEGEDSVLPQR; from the coding sequence GTGCGACCACCACTACCACCGTTCGATCTCGACTCCGCGCGTGCCAAGGTGCTCGCCGCCGAAAACGCTTGGAACACCAAAGATCCCGAGCGTGTCGCCGCGGCCTACACCGAGGACTCGGTGTGGCGCAATCGCGACGAGTTCTTCACCGGTCACGAGGCGATCGTCGACTTCCTCACCCGCAAATGGGCGGCCGAGAACGGCTACGTCCTGCGCAAGGATCTGTGGGCCTTTCACGACAACCGCATCGCCGTGCGCTTCCAGTACGAATGGCACGACGCGGCGGGGCAGTGGTGGCGCAGCTACGGCAACGAGCAGTGGGAGTTCGCGCCGGACGGGCGGATGGCGCGCCGGGAGGCCAGCATCAACGACGTGCGCATCGACGAATCCGAGCGGCGGCTCTTCGGGCCCCGCGCCGAGGGTGAGGACTCCGTGCTGCCGCAGCGGTGA
- a CDS encoding CGNR zinc finger domain-containing protein: MRDPRPHTGEPPALDLLNTRWRGDDPGDLLDDLDGLRLWLNLLGLAEQVPADEHTLQALRTARDAIHAAVTTGEYAAVNQVLAHGRIRRELTGEGPREVPEVADPAWLPGWLAADDLLRLIAEAPHRIRQCAHPDCVLFFYDTSKNGTRRWHSMATCGNRTKAARHYAKITE; the protein is encoded by the coding sequence ATGCGTGATCCCCGTCCGCACACCGGCGAACCACCCGCCCTCGACCTGCTCAACACGCGGTGGCGCGGCGATGACCCGGGCGATCTGCTCGACGATCTCGACGGACTGCGGCTGTGGCTGAACCTGCTCGGCCTCGCCGAGCAGGTCCCCGCCGACGAGCACACCCTGCAGGCGCTGCGCACCGCCCGCGACGCCATTCACGCCGCGGTCACCACGGGCGAGTACGCGGCGGTGAACCAGGTCCTCGCGCACGGCCGCATCCGCCGTGAGCTCACCGGTGAGGGCCCGCGCGAGGTCCCGGAGGTGGCCGATCCGGCGTGGCTGCCCGGCTGGCTGGCCGCCGACGATCTGCTGCGGCTCATCGCCGAAGCGCCGCACCGCATCCGCCAGTGCGCGCATCCCGACTGTGTCCTGTTCTTCTACGACACGTCCAAGAACGGCACCCGCCGCTGGCATTCCATGGCGACCTGCGGCAACCGGACCAAGGCGGCCCGGCACTACGCCAAGATCACGGAGTGA
- a CDS encoding tetratricopeptide repeat protein: MSVTAHDPPTRPYRFDERLRMIPVDPESLAARVAVADPHDFVGLRRLGIALMLLGRHDEALDRLDQALELADTQQRRITVWINLGDVYRYRGEPGPAEVLYRRALEASRAHDPDLVSFAAHHLGKSLAEQHRPREARELLNEALRLRVADGEPELIESTRTALDHLADLALSLPPVVADLLGPAPVWSAEHEGRGGNLVRAGGYWIKRGPAAVAEYERLTWLRDHGVAVPEVAAFAEDVLVLADVDGGSLTGAGDAAAVGTLMGRVLRRVHDLPVDRCPFDSGLDVSLARARRAVVEGFVDPADFDDDHRDLSPAEVLARLRDRRPAEEDVVVTHGDFTPGNVLAGGVLIDVAVLGRGDRYRDLALAHRDLAEDFGADAVAAFGAAYGLSDLDADRLYYYRLLDELF, encoded by the coding sequence ATGTCGGTGACAGCGCACGATCCACCCACCCGGCCGTACCGGTTCGACGAACGACTGCGGATGATCCCGGTCGATCCCGAGAGCCTCGCGGCCAGGGTCGCCGTGGCCGACCCACACGATTTCGTCGGCCTGCGCAGGCTGGGTATCGCGTTGATGTTGCTCGGCCGCCACGACGAGGCACTCGATCGGCTCGATCAGGCGCTGGAGCTGGCCGATACCCAGCAGCGCCGGATCACTGTCTGGATCAACCTCGGTGACGTCTACCGCTACCGAGGTGAACCGGGGCCCGCCGAGGTGCTCTACCGGCGTGCGCTCGAGGCCAGCCGGGCGCACGACCCCGATCTGGTCTCCTTCGCCGCGCACCACCTCGGCAAGTCGTTGGCCGAGCAGCACCGCCCGCGCGAAGCCAGGGAGCTGCTCAACGAGGCACTGCGGTTGCGGGTGGCCGACGGTGAGCCCGAACTCATCGAGTCGACTCGGACGGCGCTCGATCACCTCGCCGACCTGGCTCTGTCACTGCCGCCGGTGGTCGCCGACCTGCTCGGCCCCGCACCCGTCTGGTCGGCCGAGCACGAGGGCCGTGGCGGCAACCTCGTGCGCGCGGGCGGGTATTGGATCAAGCGAGGGCCGGCAGCGGTGGCCGAGTACGAACGGCTGACCTGGTTGCGTGATCACGGGGTCGCGGTGCCCGAGGTGGCCGCCTTCGCCGAGGACGTCCTCGTGCTCGCCGATGTCGACGGCGGCTCGCTCACCGGGGCCGGCGACGCGGCCGCGGTCGGCACGCTGATGGGCCGGGTGTTGCGCCGGGTGCACGACCTGCCGGTGGACAGGTGTCCGTTCGACAGCGGCCTGGACGTCAGCCTCGCCCGCGCCCGCCGCGCGGTGGTCGAGGGCTTCGTCGACCCCGCCGACTTCGACGACGACCACCGCGACCTCAGCCCCGCCGAGGTGCTGGCGCGATTGCGGGACCGGCGCCCGGCCGAGGAGGACGTGGTCGTCACGCACGGCGACTTCACGCCGGGCAATGTGCTGGCCGGCGGCGTGCTCATCGATGTCGCGGTGCTGGGCCGCGGCGACCGCTATCGCGACCTCGCCCTGGCCCATCGCGATCTGGCCGAGGACTTCGGCGCCGATGCGGTGGCGGCGTTCGGTGCCGCCTACGGGCTGTCCGACCTCGATGCCGACCGGCTCTACTACTACCGACTGCTCGACGAATTGTTCTGA
- a CDS encoding DUF3046 domain-containing protein, whose protein sequence is MRLTEFQELMHTEFGAARADALLADHVIPTLGRTGRAAIDGGVDPREVWRALCADFDVPRARW, encoded by the coding sequence GTGCGGTTGACCGAATTCCAGGAGCTGATGCACACCGAGTTCGGCGCGGCCCGCGCCGACGCCCTGCTGGCCGATCATGTGATTCCGACGCTGGGACGAACCGGGCGGGCCGCGATCGACGGCGGTGTCGACCCTCGGGAGGTGTGGCGCGCCCTGTGCGCCGATTTCGATGTCCCCCGAGCCCGGTGGTGA